Proteins from a genomic interval of Oncorhynchus nerka isolate Pitt River linkage group LG13, Oner_Uvic_2.0, whole genome shotgun sequence:
- the LOC135574699 gene encoding uncharacterized protein LOC135574699 → MATRAAYFSPSEAQILMEAYEEVKDIIKKKGNTATVIKQREKAWQSIADRLNALNMNGPKRTWQQVKIKYKNILQNAVKKNTHRQGTGGGSPKADLTPAEDMALELNKGRPVLEGIPGGKETSIGSSQDATRFIQVPGSTVFLLEPPAQAPDDADPDEGPSAAATAHDGDDEEEETISLDSRRHEDPDAIQWENQPGNISSQAIRKLYGNHLRRQIELADIDIQYKKKKMENLALESEIKKRTIRKLDLEIKKLERELQEDDTAQNKNEQSVQPSHRYKASPSFAHPPSTRCGH, encoded by the exons atggcaactagagccgcgtacttttccccgtcggaagcacaaatcctcatggaggcatacgaggaggtaaaagatataattaagaagaaaggcaacaccgccacagtgataaagcaaagagaaaaagcgtggcaaagtattgcagaccgcctgaatgc attaaacatgaacgggccaaaacggacatggcagcaggtcaaaatcaaatacaagaacattctgcagaatg cagtgaaaaagaatacccacagacaaggcacgggtggtgggtcaccaaaggctgaccttaccccagcagaggacatggccttggagctaaataaaggcaggcccgtcttagaggggatccctggggggaaagagacgagcataggttcctcccaagatgccacccgcttcattcaag tgcctggcagcactgtgttcctgttagagccaccagcacaagcaccagacgatgctgatcca gatgaaggccccagtgcagcagcaacagcacatgatggagacgatgaggaggaggagaccatctctctggattccagaaggcatgag gacccagatgctatacagtgggaaaaccagcctggcaacata agctcacaagctatcagaaagttgtatggcaaccacctccggcgccaaatagaactggcagacatagacattcagtacaagaagaaaaagatggaaaatcttgcactggagtccgaaataaaaaagaggacaattaggaaactggaccttgaaataaaaaaacttgagagggag ctccaagaagatgacacagctcaaaataaaaatgag caatcagtacaaccaagtcatcgttataaggcatcgccctcttttgcccacccccccagcaccaggtgtggccactag